In a genomic window of Ralstonia nicotianae:
- the lon gene encoding endopeptidase La: MSGTQLLPAEQIRLPLLPLRDVVVFPHMVIPLFVGRPKSIKALEAAMEAGKSIMLVAQKTAAKDEPTDKDLYEVGCIANILQMLKLPDGTVKVLVEGTQRANILSVTDDESHFHCEAMPIGPEPTESAETEALRRAIVSQFDQYVKLNKKIPPEILTSLSGIDEPGRLADTIAAHLPIKLEQKQKILEMFNVTERLESLLSQLEGEIDILQVEKRIRGRVKRQMEKSQREYYLNEQVKAIQKELGEGEEGADLEELDKKIKAARMPKEAKKKADSEFKKLKLMSPMSAEATVVRNYIDTLVGLPWRKKSKVNNDLSNAEQVLDQDHYGLEKVKERILEYLAVQQRVDKLKAPILCLVGPPGVGKTSLGQSVARATNRKFVRMALGGVRDEAEIRGHRRTYIGSMPGKILQSLTKVGVRNPLFLLDEIDKMGADFRGDPSSALLEVLDPEQNHTFQDHYIEVDFDLSDVMFVATSNSLNIPAPLLDRMEVIRLSGYTEDEKVNIAQRYLLPKQTKNNGLKGGEIEVAEGALRDIIRYYTREAGVRSLEREVSKICRKVVKQLLLKKEAGASVKVDSDNLDKFLGVRRFDFGLAGKEDQVGQVTGLAWTEVGGDLLTIEAALMPGKGNITRTGSLGDVMKESVEAARSVVRSRSARLGIKDEMFEKRDIHIHVPEGATPKDGPSAGIAMTTALVSVLTGIPVRADVAMTGEITLRGEVLPIGGLKEKLLAAHRGGIKLVLIPEENVKDLADIPDNVKNSIEIMPVRWIDKVLELALVRKPEPLPEEEPKPAPEAGKTEGGDAHEMVHH, from the coding sequence CATCATGCTGGTTGCCCAGAAGACGGCCGCCAAGGATGAGCCGACCGACAAGGATCTCTACGAGGTCGGTTGTATCGCCAACATCCTGCAGATGCTGAAACTGCCGGACGGCACCGTGAAGGTGCTGGTCGAAGGCACGCAGCGTGCCAACATCCTGTCCGTGACCGACGACGAGTCGCACTTCCATTGCGAAGCGATGCCCATCGGCCCGGAGCCGACCGAGTCGGCCGAGACCGAGGCGCTGCGTCGCGCCATCGTGTCGCAGTTCGACCAGTACGTGAAGCTGAACAAGAAGATTCCGCCGGAGATCCTGACCTCGCTGTCGGGCATCGACGAGCCGGGTCGTCTGGCCGACACCATCGCCGCGCATCTGCCGATCAAGCTTGAGCAGAAGCAGAAGATCCTCGAGATGTTCAATGTGACCGAACGTCTGGAGAGCCTGCTGTCGCAACTGGAAGGCGAGATCGACATCCTGCAGGTGGAAAAGCGCATCCGCGGCCGCGTCAAGCGCCAGATGGAGAAGAGCCAGCGCGAGTACTACCTGAACGAGCAGGTCAAGGCCATCCAGAAGGAACTGGGCGAAGGCGAAGAGGGCGCTGATCTCGAAGAGCTGGACAAGAAGATCAAGGCCGCGCGCATGCCCAAGGAGGCCAAGAAGAAGGCCGACTCGGAATTCAAGAAGCTCAAGCTGATGTCGCCGATGTCGGCCGAGGCAACGGTCGTGCGCAACTATATCGACACGCTTGTCGGTCTGCCGTGGCGCAAGAAGAGCAAGGTCAACAACGACCTGTCGAACGCCGAGCAGGTGCTGGATCAAGATCACTATGGTCTGGAGAAGGTCAAGGAGCGCATCCTTGAATATCTCGCAGTGCAGCAGCGCGTCGACAAGCTGAAGGCGCCGATCCTGTGCCTCGTGGGGCCGCCGGGTGTCGGCAAGACCTCGCTCGGGCAGTCGGTGGCGCGTGCGACGAACCGCAAGTTCGTGCGCATGGCGCTGGGCGGCGTGCGTGACGAGGCTGAAATCCGCGGTCACCGCCGGACCTACATCGGGTCGATGCCGGGCAAGATCCTGCAGAGCCTGACCAAGGTCGGCGTGCGTAACCCGCTGTTCCTGCTCGACGAGATCGACAAGATGGGTGCGGATTTCCGCGGCGATCCGTCGTCGGCGCTGCTCGAAGTGCTGGACCCGGAGCAGAACCACACGTTCCAGGACCACTACATCGAGGTGGACTTCGACCTGTCGGACGTGATGTTCGTGGCGACGTCGAACTCGCTGAACATCCCGGCGCCGCTGCTCGACCGGATGGAAGTGATCCGGCTGTCGGGCTACACCGAGGACGAAAAGGTCAACATCGCCCAGCGCTACCTGCTGCCCAAGCAGACCAAGAACAACGGTCTGAAGGGTGGCGAGATCGAGGTGGCGGAAGGCGCGCTGCGCGACATCATCCGCTACTACACCCGTGAAGCCGGCGTGCGGTCGCTGGAGCGCGAGGTCTCGAAGATCTGCCGCAAGGTGGTCAAGCAACTGCTGCTGAAGAAGGAAGCCGGCGCGTCGGTGAAGGTCGATTCGGACAACCTGGACAAGTTCCTGGGCGTGCGTCGCTTCGACTTCGGTTTGGCCGGCAAGGAAGACCAGGTGGGCCAGGTGACCGGCCTCGCCTGGACGGAAGTGGGCGGCGACCTGCTGACCATCGAAGCCGCGCTCATGCCGGGCAAGGGCAACATCACCCGCACGGGTTCGCTGGGCGACGTGATGAAGGAGTCGGTCGAGGCGGCGCGCTCGGTGGTGCGTTCGCGATCGGCTCGCCTGGGCATCAAGGATGAGATGTTCGAGAAGCGCGACATCCACATCCACGTGCCCGAAGGCGCGACGCCCAAGGATGGCCCGTCCGCGGGCATTGCCATGACGACCGCGCTGGTGTCGGTGCTGACCGGCATCCCGGTGCGTGCCGATGTGGCCATGACCGGCGAGATCACGCTGCGCGGCGAGGTGCTGCCGATCGGCGGCCTGAAGGAGAAGCTGCTAGCCGCGCACCGTGGCGGCATCAAGCTGGTGCTGATTCCGGAAGAGAACGTCAAGGACCTGGCGGACATTCCGGACAACGTGAAGAACAGCATCGAGATCATGCCGGTCCGCTGGATCGACAAGGTGCTGGAGCTCGCGTTGGTGCGCAAGCCCGAGCCGCTGCCGGAAGAGGAGCCGAAGCCGGCGCCGGAAGCCGGCAAGACCGAAGGCGGCGACGCGCACGAGATGGTGCACCACTGA
- a CDS encoding HU family DNA-binding protein: protein MNKTDLIDHVAAQTDMSKAAAGRAIDALIGGIKDALCDGGSVTLVGFGTFLVGQRSARAGRNPRTGATIKIEGAKVAKFKPGKALKDALN from the coding sequence ATGAACAAGACAGACCTCATCGACCATGTGGCAGCGCAGACCGACATGTCGAAAGCGGCAGCCGGGCGCGCCATCGATGCGCTGATCGGCGGGATCAAGGATGCGCTGTGCGACGGCGGGTCGGTGACCTTGGTGGGGTTCGGAACGTTCCTGGTTGGCCAGCGTTCGGCGCGTGCCGGGCGCAATCCGCGCACCGGTGCGACCATCAAAATCGAGGGCGCCAAGGTTGCGAAATTCAAACCTGGCAAAGCGCTCAAAGATGCACTAAACTAG
- a CDS encoding SurA N-terminal domain-containing protein codes for MLDFVRTHRRLMFLVLLILVFPSFVFFGVQGYSRFMDGSHDAAKVGDTVITTSELDTRVREQTERLRQMLGAQYDPRQFEGPQMRRDVLDGIIQQRVMVNEASRANLSVADSKVRETIEQIPAVAQLRKPDGKFDTDAYIKLLAAQGMTPEQFDARLRSELVLQQIPQSIVSSAFVPKSLVDRLIEARDQQREVQALLFKPADYAAKVTVDDKAIQAYYDAHQQEFAVLEQVKAEYVVFSGEEMMKQIPVTPEQLKEYYDQNAARFKTEEQRRAAHILIKLPDNAKPADKDAAKKRAEEVLAEVRKSPGSFAELAKKYSGDPGSAAQGGELGFLAKGATVPPFENALFALKQPGDISDVVESDFGFHIIKLEDVKGGGVQSLDAVKPELEREVRTQLANKKYTELADAFSNGVEDQSDSLKPVADKLKLQIQTADHVTRVPNPALGNSPVNNEKVLKALFADDVTKNHRNTQAVQVGPTTLVAARAVEYRPATVKKLADVREQVKAKVLAEQSAALAKKAGEEKLAALKQSNSAEGFGTAQTLSRQQAQGTPPAALVAILRADAAKLPVTIGVDLGAQGYALYRINKVLPPANVDPARRAADAQQLTQAAGQADFNAYYEALKARSKVKINGSVVDAAKPAASSDDGS; via the coding sequence ATGCTTGATTTCGTACGTACGCATCGGCGCTTGATGTTTCTGGTGCTGCTGATTCTGGTGTTTCCGTCGTTCGTGTTCTTTGGTGTGCAGGGCTACTCGCGTTTCATGGATGGCTCGCACGACGCTGCCAAGGTGGGTGATACCGTCATCACCACCAGCGAGCTCGATACGCGCGTCCGCGAGCAGACCGAGCGTCTGCGCCAGATGCTGGGCGCGCAGTACGATCCGCGCCAGTTCGAGGGCCCGCAGATGCGCCGCGACGTGCTGGACGGCATCATCCAGCAGCGCGTGATGGTCAATGAGGCGTCGCGGGCCAATCTGTCGGTGGCGGACAGCAAGGTCCGCGAGACCATCGAGCAGATCCCGGCGGTCGCGCAGCTGCGCAAGCCGGATGGGAAGTTCGATACCGATGCCTACATCAAGCTGCTGGCCGCCCAGGGCATGACGCCGGAGCAGTTCGATGCGCGCCTGCGCTCGGAGCTCGTGCTGCAGCAGATTCCGCAGTCGATCGTTTCGAGTGCCTTCGTGCCCAAGTCGCTGGTGGATCGCCTGATCGAGGCGCGCGACCAGCAGCGTGAAGTGCAGGCGCTGCTGTTCAAGCCGGCCGATTACGCGGCCAAGGTGACGGTCGACGACAAGGCCATCCAGGCTTACTACGACGCGCACCAGCAGGAATTCGCGGTGCTTGAGCAGGTCAAGGCCGAGTACGTGGTGTTTTCGGGCGAGGAGATGATGAAGCAGATTCCCGTCACGCCCGAGCAGCTCAAGGAGTACTACGACCAGAACGCCGCGCGCTTCAAGACCGAAGAGCAACGCCGCGCCGCGCACATCCTGATCAAGCTGCCGGACAACGCCAAGCCCGCCGACAAGGACGCAGCCAAGAAGCGCGCGGAAGAGGTGCTGGCCGAAGTGCGCAAGAGCCCGGGCAGTTTCGCAGAGCTCGCCAAGAAGTATTCGGGGGATCCGGGCTCGGCCGCGCAGGGCGGTGAGCTGGGCTTCCTCGCCAAGGGCGCGACCGTGCCGCCGTTCGAGAATGCGCTGTTTGCGCTCAAGCAGCCGGGCGATATCAGCGATGTGGTGGAGAGCGATTTCGGCTTCCACATCATCAAGCTGGAAGACGTGAAGGGCGGTGGCGTGCAGTCGCTGGACGCCGTCAAGCCGGAGCTGGAGCGCGAGGTGCGCACGCAGTTGGCCAACAAGAAGTACACCGAGCTGGCCGATGCCTTCTCCAACGGGGTGGAGGACCAGTCCGACAGCCTGAAGCCGGTCGCCGACAAGCTCAAGCTGCAGATCCAGACGGCCGACCATGTCACGCGCGTGCCGAATCCGGCCCTGGGCAACAGCCCGGTCAACAACGAGAAGGTGCTCAAGGCGCTGTTCGCCGACGACGTGACCAAGAACCATCGCAATACGCAGGCCGTGCAGGTCGGGCCGACCACGCTGGTGGCGGCGCGTGCGGTGGAGTATCGGCCGGCCACGGTCAAGAAGCTGGCCGATGTGCGCGAGCAGGTGAAGGCCAAGGTGCTGGCCGAGCAGTCGGCGGCGCTGGCCAAGAAGGCGGGCGAAGAGAAGCTTGCCGCGCTCAAGCAGAGCAACAGCGCCGAGGGCTTTGGCACGGCGCAGACGCTCTCGCGCCAGCAGGCGCAGGGCACGCCGCCGGCCGCGCTGGTTGCGATCCTGCGCGCGGATGCGGCCAAGCTGCCGGTCACCATCGGCGTGGATCTGGGGGCGCAGGGCTATGCGCTGTATCGCATCAACAAGGTGCTGCCGCCGGCCAATGTGGACCCGGCGCGGCGAGCGGCCGATGCACAGCAACTGACGCAGGCAGCCGGACAGGCGGATTTCAACGCCTACTATGAAGCGCTGAAGGCGCGCTCGAAGGTGAAGATCAACGGCTCGGTGGTCGACGCCGCCAAGCCTGCGGCTTCGTCGGACGACGGTTCCTGA
- a CDS encoding IS4 family transposase, producing the protein MLASHLTYLLEAQQPADLSRLAEHLPYEWIERAVTATGTASIRRRRLPAEQVVWLVIALAMYRHWSISEVVDSLDLALPNESAAFVSKSAITQARERIGQAPLAWLFKRTAQAWTLQDGARHAIKGLSLWAIDGTTLRTADSPANREHFGAQGYASGKVASYPQVRAVTLTAIPTHLVADIRFGRYDTNEMVYAKDLLPEIPDDSLTVFDRGFVSAEILCSLTMNGRNRHFLIPAKSNTRWEVIAGSAEDAMVRMRTSPQARKKCPQLPEYWDARAVRTIDARGRERVLLTSLTDRRRFKPSDLAACYSRRWQIETSYQELKQSMLGMELTLRSRTVERVYQEIWGALIAYNLIRREIACAAQEAKLAPADISFVRALHTIQHEMMWAALTPAYAKLPDCLKRLRERLKSLPNEKRPGRACNRVVKSRPSRYSVRYIKRDLN; encoded by the coding sequence ATGCTTGCCAGCCACCTCACCTATCTGCTCGAAGCACAACAGCCGGCCGATCTGAGCCGGCTGGCAGAGCATCTGCCCTACGAGTGGATCGAGCGCGCGGTGACAGCGACAGGCACGGCAAGCATCCGGCGCCGGCGCTTGCCCGCCGAGCAAGTAGTCTGGCTGGTGATTGCCCTGGCGATGTACCGTCACTGGTCGATCAGCGAAGTGGTAGACAGCCTTGATCTGGCCCTGCCCAACGAGAGCGCCGCCTTTGTCAGCAAGAGCGCAATCACCCAAGCGCGCGAGCGGATTGGCCAGGCACCGCTGGCGTGGCTGTTCAAGCGGACGGCGCAAGCATGGACGCTGCAGGATGGAGCCCGTCATGCGATCAAGGGCTTGAGCCTGTGGGCGATCGACGGCACTACGCTGCGCACCGCCGACAGCCCCGCCAACCGCGAGCACTTCGGCGCGCAAGGCTATGCCAGCGGCAAGGTGGCCAGCTATCCGCAGGTACGGGCGGTCACGCTCACCGCCATCCCGACGCATCTGGTGGCCGACATCCGCTTCGGCCGCTATGACACCAACGAGATGGTGTATGCCAAGGACCTGCTGCCCGAGATTCCGGACGATTCCCTGACGGTCTTCGATCGCGGCTTTGTGAGCGCCGAGATCCTGTGCAGCCTGACGATGAACGGCCGCAACCGCCACTTCCTGATTCCCGCCAAGTCCAACACGCGCTGGGAAGTCATCGCCGGCAGCGCGGAAGATGCGATGGTGCGCATGCGCACCTCGCCGCAAGCGCGCAAGAAGTGCCCGCAACTGCCCGAATACTGGGACGCGCGGGCGGTGCGCACCATCGATGCACGCGGGCGCGAGCGGGTGCTGCTGACCTCGTTGACCGATCGGCGGCGCTTCAAACCATCCGATCTGGCGGCCTGCTACAGCCGCCGCTGGCAGATCGAAACCAGCTATCAGGAACTGAAACAGTCCATGCTCGGCATGGAGTTGACCTTGCGCAGCCGCACGGTCGAGCGGGTGTATCAGGAAATCTGGGGCGCGCTGATCGCCTACAACCTGATTCGCCGGGAGATCGCCTGTGCCGCTCAGGAGGCCAAGCTCGCACCGGCCGACATCAGCTTCGTGCGCGCCTTGCACACGATCCAGCACGAAATGATGTGGGCCGCCTTGACCCCCGCATACGCCAAGCTACCCGACTGCCTCAAGCGCCTGCGCGAACGGCTCAAGTCCTTGCCCAACGAAAAACGACCCGGCCGCGCTTGCAACCGGGTCGTCAAATCTCGCCCTTCTCGTTACTCCGTCCGATACATCAAACGGGACCTTAACTGA
- the lepB gene encoding signal peptidase I: MKLLAKSLKAARDNKRFLVGMSLLLAFRACVADWSVVPSGSMNPTLIEGDFILVNRLAYGIRVPATTVWLKRGNEPRRGDVVVFSSPENGTKLVKRLIGLPGDVVEMRGEALYINHQRLAYTPLPDVAPGALPQATAAQPHDLWTEALPDHPHPVMVLPKVAALRSFGPIVVPADQYLMLGDNRDNSRDSRYFGLVPRQNLIARASHVAVSFDPDHWYLPRLARIGRPLD; encoded by the coding sequence ATGAAGCTGCTGGCGAAATCACTGAAAGCGGCACGGGACAACAAGCGGTTCCTGGTCGGCATGTCGCTGCTGCTCGCATTCCGGGCCTGCGTCGCCGACTGGTCGGTCGTGCCGAGCGGCTCGATGAACCCGACGCTGATCGAAGGCGATTTCATCCTGGTGAACCGCCTCGCCTATGGCATCCGGGTGCCGGCCACCACCGTCTGGCTCAAGCGCGGCAATGAACCGCGCCGCGGCGACGTCGTCGTGTTCTCATCGCCCGAGAACGGCACCAAGCTCGTCAAGCGCCTGATCGGGTTGCCGGGCGATGTGGTCGAGATGCGCGGCGAAGCGCTCTACATCAACCACCAGCGCCTGGCCTACACGCCGCTGCCCGATGTCGCGCCCGGCGCCCTGCCGCAGGCAACGGCCGCCCAGCCCCACGACCTGTGGACCGAGGCCCTGCCCGACCACCCGCACCCGGTGATGGTGCTACCCAAGGTGGCCGCGCTGCGCAGCTTCGGCCCCATCGTCGTGCCGGCCGATCAGTACCTGATGCTCGGCGACAACCGCGACAACAGCCGGGATTCCCGCTACTTCGGCCTTGTGCCACGGCAGAACCTGATCGCGCGGGCATCGCACGTGGCGGTATCGTTCGATCCCGATCACTGGTACCTGCCGCGCCTCGCGCGCATCGGCCGGCCGCTCGACTGA
- a CDS encoding arylesterase: MIGVLPMTPAAAAQGTAAAPRRVVVLGDSLSAGYGLAQGTGWVTLLGNRLKERKLDYSVANASISGDTTAGGRARLPAVLAREKPTVVVLELGANDALRGLSLSASEANLKAMIDASQATGARVLLVGMRIPPNYGPDYSERFFAMFGRLARQYRLPLVPFFLEGVAQRPDWFQEDRIHPVAAAQPTLLDNVWPKLEPLLKGRVGG; encoded by the coding sequence ATGATCGGCGTCCTGCCGATGACGCCCGCTGCGGCGGCGCAGGGCACCGCAGCGGCGCCGCGCCGCGTGGTGGTGCTGGGCGACAGCCTGTCAGCGGGATACGGCCTGGCGCAAGGCACCGGCTGGGTCACACTGCTGGGCAATCGCCTGAAAGAACGGAAGCTCGATTATAGCGTCGCCAATGCCAGCATCAGCGGCGACACCACCGCGGGCGGCCGCGCCCGTCTGCCTGCCGTGCTTGCGCGCGAAAAGCCCACCGTGGTGGTACTCGAACTGGGTGCCAACGATGCGCTGCGCGGGCTGTCGCTGTCTGCGAGCGAAGCCAACCTGAAAGCGATGATCGATGCCTCGCAGGCCACCGGCGCCAGGGTGCTGCTGGTCGGCATGCGCATCCCGCCCAATTACGGCCCGGACTACAGCGAGCGCTTCTTCGCCATGTTCGGCAGGCTGGCGCGGCAATACCGGCTGCCGCTCGTGCCCTTCTTCCTGGAAGGCGTGGCCCAGCGGCCCGACTGGTTCCAGGAGGATCGCATCCACCCGGTCGCCGCGGCACAGCCGACGCTGCTCGACAATGTCTGGCCCAAGCTTGAACCTCTGCTCAAGGGCCGGGTCGGAGGATGA
- a CDS encoding ABC transporter ATP-binding protein — translation MSSSATWVIEVDSLHKTVRDATGELPILSDVGFRVEAGETLAIVGASGSGKSTLLGLLAGLDLPTSGSVRLLGHDLFGLDEDGRAAVRGSHVGFVFQSFQLLPHLTALENVMLPLELQGDVGAADMQRRATVLLERVGLGARLSHYPKTLSGGEQQRVALARAFVTEPDILFADEPTGSLDTATGEAVIALMFALNRSAGSTLVLVTHDRSVAARCSRILTIEAGHLVGDETVTEL, via the coding sequence ATGTCGTCTTCCGCTACCTGGGTGATTGAAGTCGATTCGCTGCACAAGACCGTGCGCGACGCCACCGGCGAGTTGCCTATTTTGAGCGATGTCGGGTTTCGTGTGGAAGCCGGGGAGACGCTGGCCATCGTTGGTGCCTCGGGTTCGGGCAAGTCGACCCTGCTGGGGCTGCTGGCGGGGCTGGACCTGCCGACCTCGGGCTCGGTCAGGCTGCTTGGCCACGATCTGTTCGGCCTCGACGAAGACGGTCGCGCGGCGGTGCGCGGCAGCCATGTCGGCTTCGTGTTCCAGTCGTTCCAGCTGTTGCCGCACCTGACTGCGCTGGAGAACGTGATGTTGCCGCTGGAGCTGCAGGGCGACGTGGGCGCCGCCGACATGCAGCGTCGCGCCACCGTGCTGCTGGAGCGCGTCGGCCTGGGGGCGCGGCTGTCGCACTATCCGAAGACGCTGTCGGGGGGCGAACAGCAGCGCGTGGCGCTGGCGCGCGCGTTTGTCACAGAGCCCGACATCCTGTTCGCCGATGAGCCCACCGGGAGCCTCGACACCGCCACCGGCGAAGCCGTGATCGCGCTGATGTTCGCGCTCAACCGCAGTGCCGGCTCGACGCTGGTGCTGGTCACCCACGACCGCTCGGTCGCGGCGCGATGCAGTCGCATCCTGACCATCGAGGCCGGCCACCTGGTTGGCGATGAGACCGTTACCGAGCTCTGA
- the pgi gene encoding glucose-6-phosphate isomerase has protein sequence MPTALPAWQSLSQHAQAIRATHMRDWFAAPDAEQRVHAFTVEAAGLTLDYAKNRITPETLALLFQLADEAGVLALRDAMLRGERINNTEHRSVLHAALRGHAEDGYRADGAAVMSDVLRVRAQMRDFAQRVHSGTWTGHAGQRITDVVNIGIGGSDLGPRMVCRALAHLAVPQVRVHFVSNVDGTDLAETLAGLNPDTTLAIVCSKTFTTLETMANAHSMRRWFVEHGVPEGRLKQHFVAVSTNRDAVVAFGIDPDNMFTFWDWVGGRFSLWSAVGLSIVLAIGPEQFEAMLDGARAMDRHFASAAPRENMPLILGLLSVWYRGFFGAASACTVPYCAPLELLTDFMQQLEMESNGKSVQRNGAAIGTDTGPIVWGTAGTNGQHAYFQLIHQGSQIVPVDFITTLEPVRSLPGHHTKLLANCFAQGEALLRGRTAEEVRADGITDAALVPHMVFEGNRPSNTILMQRLDAASLGALIACAEHRTFVQGAVWNINSFDQWGVELGKKLAKPILEELEGAPASVAHDASTAALIRRAKAAR, from the coding sequence ATGCCCACCGCCCTTCCCGCCTGGCAGTCCCTGTCGCAACATGCTCAAGCGATCCGCGCCACCCACATGCGCGATTGGTTTGCCGCACCGGACGCCGAGCAACGGGTGCACGCCTTCACCGTGGAAGCCGCTGGGCTCACGCTCGACTACGCCAAGAACCGCATCACCCCCGAAACGCTCGCGCTGCTGTTCCAGCTCGCAGACGAAGCCGGCGTCCTCGCACTGCGCGATGCCATGCTGCGCGGCGAGCGCATCAACAACACCGAGCACCGTTCCGTCCTGCATGCCGCCCTGCGCGGCCACGCCGAAGACGGCTACCGCGCCGACGGCGCCGCCGTGATGTCCGACGTGCTGCGCGTGCGCGCCCAGATGCGCGATTTCGCCCAGCGCGTGCACAGCGGCACCTGGACCGGCCATGCCGGCCAGCGCATCACCGACGTGGTCAACATCGGCATCGGCGGCTCCGACCTCGGCCCCCGCATGGTGTGCCGCGCGCTGGCGCACCTCGCGGTGCCGCAGGTGCGCGTGCATTTCGTCTCCAACGTCGACGGCACCGACCTGGCCGAGACCCTCGCGGGCCTCAACCCCGACACCACGCTCGCCATCGTCTGCTCCAAGACCTTCACCACGCTGGAGACCATGGCCAACGCGCACAGCATGCGCCGCTGGTTCGTCGAGCACGGCGTGCCCGAGGGCCGGCTCAAGCAGCACTTCGTCGCCGTTTCGACCAACCGCGACGCCGTGGTCGCGTTCGGCATCGATCCGGACAACATGTTCACCTTCTGGGACTGGGTCGGCGGACGCTTCTCGCTGTGGTCGGCCGTCGGCCTGTCGATCGTGCTGGCCATCGGGCCGGAGCAGTTCGAGGCCATGCTCGACGGCGCCCGCGCGATGGACCGGCACTTCGCCTCCGCGGCACCGCGCGAGAACATGCCGCTGATCCTCGGCCTGCTGTCGGTCTGGTATCGCGGCTTCTTCGGCGCCGCCAGCGCCTGCACGGTGCCCTACTGCGCCCCGCTGGAGCTGCTCACCGATTTCATGCAGCAGTTGGAGATGGAGAGTAACGGCAAGTCCGTCCAGCGCAACGGCGCGGCCATCGGCACCGACACCGGCCCCATCGTCTGGGGCACCGCCGGCACCAACGGCCAGCACGCCTATTTCCAGCTGATCCACCAGGGCTCGCAGATCGTGCCGGTGGATTTCATCACCACGCTCGAACCGGTGCGCAGCCTGCCGGGCCACCACACCAAGCTGCTGGCCAACTGCTTTGCCCAGGGCGAAGCGCTGCTGCGCGGCCGCACGGCGGAAGAAGTGCGCGCAGACGGCATCACCGACGCGGCGCTGGTGCCGCACATGGTGTTCGAAGGCAACCGGCCGAGCAACACGATCCTGATGCAGCGGCTGGACGCCGCATCGCTCGGCGCCCTGATCGCCTGCGCCGAGCACCGCACCTTCGTGCAGGGCGCGGTCTGGAACATCAACTCGTTCGACCAATGGGGCGTCGAACTCGGCAAGAAGCTCGCCAAGCCGATCCTCGAAGAACTGGAAGGCGCGCCGGCCTCGGTGGCGCACGACGCCTCGACGGCGGCGCTGATCCGCCGCGCCAAGGCCGCGCGCTAA